The Brassica oleracea var. oleracea cultivar TO1000 chromosome C7, BOL, whole genome shotgun sequence sequence ACCTTTCAAATCACTATATTTATTACTAATTTATTGATTAGAGCCCATAAAGGGTTCTTATTGATGGACATGCTCTTAGATGTTTTGTGTATTTTGCTAGTTCATGAATATATTATAATTTATACAGGACTGAATATATATGATGAATCATGAACGTAACTTTTGCAGGGATCTGCATGGGCAAAAGTACGTATAGAAGAAAAAGCCTTCCGACATATAATTGATGGGGCCATATGAAATTAAACCATTCGTCAAAAAACTTTGTCTATCTCCACTTTATTTAACCATCTACCTTAGCTAAGGAACGAACTAAGATTTGCTTTGAGTAAAGAAACATGAGCTACGAGAATACAAACTGATCTATCTTCTTGATTCTCTTGAAGTTGCTATTTTCGCTGATGCTTTATTCTTCATGTGAAGCTGCTTCAAGCCTTTCTCTAAATCATTGTGGGGGTGTCAAGACCCTATTCCCTTTTGAATCGGAATGAGTGGTTATTTGGAGAGGTCTTACGAAATCCAAGGTTGTAATACCTTAGATATCGTATCCTTTCTCCAGGTAGCAATTCTTACCGATTCCGAAAGGGAATGGAATCTTGACACTTCACAGTGATTTAGAAGAAAGGCAATTTTGTATTATTCTTAGCCCTAGTTGGTGAAGTTTGGTGGCTGAGAAAGTTTCTAATAAAGAGATGGGGGGCGACTCCCACTGGCGGATATTTTTTAAAACACTAGTAATATAGTTACAAATTCAAATTTTCATCAGGGACATCAGTAAAATTATATACAAAATTAGCAAAAAAATAATAATCATACTCACTCCTCACCTAGCTCCGCCACTGGCCACTCCTATTGCAACAAGAAGTAAACAGGCAATGTTGAAAAGACTAGAAATCTTCAGCTCTAAGAGAGTATTTGAGGAATGTTTGAGTTTCCGGTGAGGATTCTAGGACACCGTTTTTTTTGTATTTATTTGTATTTGAGATTATGTATTTGTAATTTATGTATGACAGTTGTTAAATTAATTGTGATGACAACAAATTTACTCGTTCAGGTAAAAAGTTTATTCTTCAAACTGCTAATACCTGAAGCTGCTTACTATTTGTATTCTTGTCTGATTACAAGAAAGAGGATTTTGGTGTGTAAGTATACGATTCTAATGTGGTAAACAATGGTTGTTATAGGATTTTGGTGTGTAAGTATACGATTCTAATGTGGTAAACAATGGTTGTTATAGGATTTTGGTGTGTAAGTATACGATTCTAATGTGGTAAACAATGGTTGTTATACGTTAGAGCATGATTAATGGGGGTTCTTAGGACGGGTTTTTAGCGGAATATAACAAACCGTCTTTTAATTTTTAACTAAAAAAACTAAGAACCCGGCTTAAGATATTAGCTGATGTTTCTTAGTTTTAGTTCACTTCAGTTTCTTAGTTTTAGTTTCTTTTTTTTTGGGTCAAATCTTAGTTTTAGTTTCTATGGTCAGAGACTCTTCGACATCATTGAAACCAGTGAAGTGGTAAATAGCAGCTCGAGACTCGAGTAGTGGCAAATATAAAGGAGGAAACTGCGACAAGTGAGACAGACGAGCTGAGAAAGATTCAGTGAGCTAAAGAGCAGAGGATTTTTTTTGTGTGTTTGTGCTTCACAGAGAGAGAGAGAGAGATTGAAACTCTCTGTGTGTTTGTGGATGCGAGTAGTCATCCATGTATGCTATGAGGTGGCTAATATATGAAAGCTGCTGAGCTGACACTCTTGATTCTTGTTTTGGTGGGTAAATATACGATAATAAAATGTCATAAACGATGATTGTTACACGTTTTTGGGGCTGGGCTTATATGATATATCTATATAGATTAAAAATTATGGACGGTGTTGGATGTTTTTTTTTGTATTTTGCTAGTTCATGATATGAATGTGACTTTTGCAAGAACCTGCATGCGCAGGAATACTTCAATTAATAAATAAAAAAAAAGAGAGAGATGATCACTACTTTAAAGTTCCACCCACCATATATTAACCAAAAGTAAAAAGCTTTCCGCCATATAATTGGGAGCAATATGGAATTGTTTAAGACCATTACTCGATAAAACTTTATCCTCTGTCTCCACTTACTCAAGGAAGGAACAAACTCAGATTTGCTTTGAGTAAAGAAACATGATCTACGAGAATACAAGTTGCATAATTTTCTTGAAGTTTCTACTTTTGCTGATCCTGTACTTTGCAGGACTCGTTTCTTCTTGTGAAAGTCACTGTGGAGATGTGGAGATCCTATACCCTTTTGGAATCGGAAAAGGTTGCTACCTGGAGAAGTCTTACGAGATCCAATGTCGTAATACCACTTCTTCAGGAAGGCAGATCCCTTTCCTCTCTGCTATAGGCAAAGAAGTCGTGTATATATCTCTTCCCACTGAAGAAACTTTTCTTAGTTCTCAATCAAGCGATATAGTTCATTATCTAACATATGGGTTAGTTCGTGTCAAAACCCCCATAATATCTGCAGGATGTCTGGCCGGTGGAGAAGAGTTCATAGAATCAATAATGAACTTCACGGGGTACCCCTTTTTTCATTGACGACACAAACAGTCTCATAGCGGTTGTTTGCAATGCCAAAGTGTCCCTGACACATATAAAGCCGAACATGGTGGGATGCGAGTTGATTTGTAATACCAGCGAAGACCAGCCTAGCAACAACATACCTTTTCTCGACAAAGCAGGGTGCTCGAGCAAGAAACTGTCATATAGATCCTATGAGGGTTGTACAGTAAACCGACCAGAAGAAGCTGAATGCGATGGTAACGGATGTTGTCAGGTTAGTCTACCTAACGACCCTCAACAAGCTATTGGTATCAGAATTGAAAGCAATGATGGAAATTCAACAACAAGAACAAGAGAAGAACATTGTAGAGTCGCCTTCATTACAGATGAAGTCTACACTTTGTACAATGCGACAAAACCACGACAGTTATTTGGTAAGAAATATGCTACGTTTACTCTAAGATGGGTAATCCAGACGAAGAATCATTCTTTCCTGAGCTCTTTGCGCTGCGCCAACATAAAAGATAATGGTCATACTAGTAACTCTATTGGACCCCAATTGAAGTGTTTATGTGACCAAAGCAACATTTCTGAGATTACTTATGTACACTGTGGTTGCAAAAAGGGTTTCACAGGTAACGCATATATCCGGGACGGATGCCAAGGTCAGTAACTCAGTATATGTTCCTTCCTTATCTCCACCTTTTGAGGTTTACAATCATCTCTAGCTATCTACATTTTAACATTTCATGATCTTTGAAATCTAGATGTTAATGAATGCCAAACCCTATCGTACCCCCCATGTCGAAAAGGAGAAACTTGTGTGAATACTCAAGGAGACTATGACTGCGTTGGTGACAAGAAAAAACCAATACTCATAGGTAAGTTTTTTTCAGTAGCAAAATTTAAAGCCTTGTTAAGCAAGTTTGATCAACCTATAGTATTACTGTGCGGTCTGCAGGGGTCGGCTCAGGTTTTGGTGTCTTAGTCCTAGTTGGTGGAGTTTGGTGGCTGAGAAAGTTTCTAATAAAGAGAAGGGTGACAAAGAGGAAGAAAAAGTTCTTCAAACGTAATGGAGGACTACTATTACAACAAGAACTAAACACAAAAGAAGGCAATGTCGAAAAGACTAGAATCTTCAGCTTAAGAGAGTTGGAGAAAGCCACTGAAAATTTCAGCCAAAACAGAGTTCTTGGACATGGAGGTCAAGGCACTGTGTACAAAGGCATGCTCTTAGATGGTAGAACCGTGGCAGTCAAGAAATCCAAAGTTATAGATGAAGACAAGCTACAAGAGTTCATCAACGAGGTGGTAATTCTCTCCCAGATCAACCATAGACACATCGTCAAACTCTTGGGATGTTGTCTTGAGACAGAAGTTCCTATGCTGGTTTACGAGTTCATCATCAACGGAAACCTCTTCCAGCATATCCAAGAAGAGTCTGATGATTACACTATGGTATGGGGAATGCGTCTGCGCATTGCTGTGGACGTCGCAGGAGCTCTCTCTTATCTTCACTCTTCAGCAAGTTCTCCAATCTACCATAGAGACATAAAGTCATCAAACATATTACTAGACGAGAAGTACCGAGCCAAGGTGGCTGATTTTGGAACATCAAGGTCAGTGACCATAGATCAAACTCACTGGACAACGGTTGTTTCAGGTACAGTTGGGTATGTGGATCCGGAGTATTACCGGTCCAGCCAATATACAGAAAAGAGCGATGTTTATAGCTTTGGAGCCATTCTAGCTGAACTTATTACTGGAGACAAGCCTGTCATAATGGTGCAAAACACTCGAGAAATAGTAAGCTTGGCAGATCATTTTAGAATCGCCATGAAGGAGAATAGACTTTCTAATATTATGGATGCTCGGATAAAAGATGATTGCAAACCGGAACAAGTAATGGCAGTGGCAAATCTGGCGTTGAAGTGTTTGAGCTGGAAAGGAAAGAAACGTCCAAATATGAGACAAGTTTTTATGGAGTTGGAGAGAATTTGTACTTCTCCAGAGGGTTTACAGGAGCAGAATCGGAATGATGAAGAAAGCCAAGAGGAGGAGGAGGAGGAAGAAGAAGATGTGAATATGATAAACAAGGAAGTGTACGTCTTGGAGTGTTAGTGTGACTGCTCCAGCCGTTTGTACTGTGGCTTCACCTTCCTCTTCAGATGTTGAACCGTTGTTTCCTCGTCTTACATGGTGTGACTCATATCAGGTTAGAGTGATGGTGAATAAATTTGATAATCTTGTTAAAGTTAGTTAGTAGATGTGGTAAGATTGTAAGCTTGAGTTTCAACTGAGGATTTAACACATTGTTTATTGTATTTATGTGTGTTTGAGATTATGTATTTGTCATATATTTCTGACATTTGGTAAATTAATTGTGATGTCATAAAACTCTAATGTGGTAAACAATGGCTGTGTTTACGTTCTTGGGGTTCATATCTTTGCAATTTTCTTGACCTTTACAAATTGTCTCTGTATTTAAGTTGGATCATTATCTATCATTAATGCTATATATGGCCTATGAGCTGAAGTTTCTTAGTTTTAGTTTTAGTTTTTTTTCACAATTCTTAGTTTTAGTTTACTGCTTCAAATGTTCTTGCAAGTTCATAATCTGCATGCGACTTTGGTACGAAGCAATTATGGAAACTCCACAGAGTCGCATTCTTAACCAATGAAAAGTCTATAAATTTGCGAACAAAACACGTTTGGACTTTGGACAAAACACGTTTGGACACACAGTTTCAAAAAATAAAAAACAAAAAAGTAACTCGGCTGTGGTGAAAACAAAATTTACCGCGAGATGAGAAACACACGTGGAACAGAACGTTAGGAGCACAATCCTCCACT is a genomic window containing:
- the LOC106305693 gene encoding LOW QUALITY PROTEIN: wall-associated receptor kinase-like 18 (The sequence of the model RefSeq protein was modified relative to this genomic sequence to represent the inferred CDS: deleted 2 bases in 2 codons) translates to MIYENTSCIIFLKFLLLLILYFAGLVSSCESHCGDVEILYPFGIGKGCYLEKSYEIQCRNTTSSGRQIPFLSAIGKEVVYISLPTEETFLSSQSSDIVHYLTYGLVRVKTPIISAGCLAGGEEFIESIMNFTGTPFFIDDTNSLIAVVCNAKVSLTHIKPNMVGCELICNTSEDQPSNNIPFLDKAGCSSKKLSYRSYEGCTVNRPEEAECDGNGCCQVSLPNDPQQAIGIRIESNDGNSTTRTREEHCRVAFITDEVYTLYNATKPRQLFGKKYATFTLRWVIQTKNHSFLSSLRCANIKDNGHTSNSIGPQLKCLCDQSNISEITYVHCGCKKGFTGNAYIRDGCQDVNECQTLSYPPCRKGETCVNTQGDYDCVGDKKKPILIGVGSGFGVLVLVGGVWWLRKFLIKRRVTKRKKKFFKRNGGLLLQQELNTKEGNVEKTRIFSLRELEKATENFSQNRVLGHGGQGTVYKGMLLDGRTVAVKKSKVIDEDKLQEFINEVVILSQINHRHIVKLLGCCLETEVPMLVYEFIINGNLFQHIQEESDDYTMVWGMRLRIAVDVAGALSYLHSSASSPIYHRDIKSSNILLDEKYRAKVADFGTSRSVTIDQTHWTTVVSGTVGYVDPEYYRSSQYTEKSDVYSFGAILAELITGDKPVIMVQNTREIVSLADHFRIAMKENRLSNIMDARIKDDCKPEQVMAVANLALKCLSWKGKKRPNMRQVFMELERICTSPEGLQEQNRNDEESQEEEEEEEEDVNMINKECTSWSVSVTAPAVCTVASPSSSDVEPLFPRLTWCDSYQVRVMVNKFDNLVKVS